The window tttattttagtGATTTTAGAAAGCTTCAGGAGCATTCATTTCATCTGCCTGTGCAGACTGTAGAGAGCACCAAGAGGAGTGTAACCATCTGTGATTACAGCCATCAGACTCCATGTAAAAGCTCCTTTAATTAATTAACTCATTAATCGCAGACTGCTGCTTAATGAGTTGattaaagatttgttttcacTCAAGTAATAAAAAATTGGCAATTTGGTGATAATTGTATACTGCTGGAGTGTTTATTATAGTGTGGATTTACTACTTACTTCTTAGAAAGGtgctatagaaataaaacatttagaattattttaatattagaTAATTATCTGACTTTTTCCATTTAATAGAAAGAATAGAAAATGTGATGTGTACTTGATATGATACAGATGTATTTTACATATTATTGTGTATTAAACTCGGATAAAGACATGATACATCGCTAAttgtgattacatttttctaataatAGCGTAGCCACAGAAAGAGGCACAGTTTCACATTTTGCATCACTGCATCATGTGTATGTTTACTGACCTTCATTCTATTTGAGAGCTGTTCAAAGACCCGCCCATCTTCTCCGTCGTCATGTCGCCACGTAAGATTCAATGCAACGTAACTTGCTAGACCGGTTTGACTGACAGCTGAACTGACCACTGCGGTTAATGCTACCACGCACACAACCGAACATGCTAACTAGCGCACTAGCAGCTAGCTGCCGACACAACAACAGCTGAGAGGAAGCAGCGCCAGGAAAGCAGAGCTGATGAGGTCCAGGATTCATAATAAGGTGAGTATACATTTGACGCATGTACATTTATGGGTTCATAATTGTGTCATTAATGTCATCAACAGTAACATTGGCTGCGCTGCCCAGACTAACAGCATATATGAGTAGTTTAGGTGATTGATTCTCATTAGACAAATCTGTCAGTGGCAGTGCTAATGCTAACACCAGTAGCTTCCTCTGGATGTAAGTAGCTAGCCAATAATGTGTAAGTGGTTAGAGGGGCCGTTTCAATAAGTGTAAATGAGGAAGCTAGCCTTAACCCAGGGCCATGTTTGATGTCTGTCGTACACACTGTTTAATTAAAATAGAACTGTTACATATATAAATGGTCTGACCTGAATTGTCCTAATTTCCAGATGTGTTTGAGCCGGGCTCTTCTCACCGGCTGGGTCTTGCTGCTGGTCCAGGTGCTGTGTTTAGAGGCCGTGCCCATCAGTATAGATAAGACAAAAGTCCACGAGCCTGAGAAAAAAGAACCGGAAGAGCCTCCAGCTAGTGTGGTAAGAAGACTCAAGAATTATAAACATCAAAGATGCACAGCCTCAATCCTATTCTTACAGACAATTGCACAATTTTAGCAATACAATAGAAATAAATTGTTCTGTCTATTTCCTTTCCAAATCTTGATCCAGTATTGATAATTGAATACATGCCCAATACCCTGATACTCTGCAATTATGCCACTGTTATCAGCTGCTTCATAGGCAGAAAACAAGAGAGAGCACTGGGTAACAGCACCCGGACTAATGCAAAGACATATGGCCTTGTTGCGCTTACATTTTATTACCTCAGTCTAATACTCTACACAAAACTCATAATTACACAATTTAATTTCATCAGCAGCGCAAAAGCTCCAGATTTTGTAGCTTCATGATTGCACAGATTGGAGTGTCTGATTTCTGCCTTAGGAAAAATGTTGTCCATGATAAATATTTTTATACTGACCTAAAAGAGCTTGAACAATTACCATGTAGAGTCTGTGTTGAGGTCAGAATACATACAACATTTACAACTGCAACCTTGTATTGAAGAATAAGCAGGTCTAGAACCACAGAACTGCTGCAACTTATGCCAATTTGCAAAAGGCCGTTATATAGTTGATAGAGATTCATATGTAAAAAGCTGTCATCTCTACATCAAACATCTGGTCAGAGGAACTGTTGTTGTTTAGCAGACACATATTCCTTGAAAGATATTATATCATACTGTCACTTACACAGGATTCATAATAACAGAGCTCTCAAAGAAGCGTAATAATAAACTGAAAGTGATTATCATTGTAGTATTACTTGGTCTGTTATCAgtgataaattacatttttggtgaCATTTGATTTTTAACATATGATAGGACACTGGACTCCACTATGACCGCTACCTCAGGGAAGTCATCGATTTTCTAGAGAAAGATCAGCATTTCAGGGAAAAGCTCCACAACACAGACATGGAAGACATCAAGGTATCCgctctttttttgtttagtcTTTTCAGCATGGCTTGTGTAAACTACTGTTAAATCCTAACTCTGACTTGTAAATAATGGGCTTTCACTTGTCCCAGACTGTTATAAATTGCATGTGGAAATTGTGGATGGATACACTGCcaatttacagttttttaataataaatatacatatatatattattttattgaaatatttgatAAATCTATTAGTTATATGTACTGCTACAACCCCAATAATTATATATCTCCAGCTTACACAAATGAATTCATGTATTATGCAGCAAGGTAAACTGGCCAAAGAGCTGGACTTTGTCAGCCATCACGTCAGAACAAAACTGGATGAGTTGAAAAGGCAGGAGGTGAACCGACTCCGAACTCTGATTAAAGCAAAGCAAGACCTAGAAGGAGGGAATGGTAtgttgtgcaacaaaatatatatttcacttttacttaaatGCTACGGCTTTAATATTACATTAGatgtaaataaaaagttaaTTCTCTGATGTAactgtcttgtttttcattgaTGTCATTGATTACTCCCTGAATAGACATAGCAGTGGACCACCAGGCTCTGCTGAAACAGTTTGAGTACCTAAACCACATGAACCCTCACACGTTTGAAGTGGATGACCTGGATCGGCTCATCAAATCGGTAAATCTGATGCTACTTTATGCCATAAACTCTTGGAATAGGGATATGTACACAACAAAACACCATACACTAATATTAACTGACATTGTCTTAAGTGTCATTTCTAACCCAATTTTCCCCTTATGTATCAAGGCAACAAATGATCTGGAGAACTTTGACAAAGAGAGACACGAGGAGTTCAAGCAGTATGAAATGATGAAAGAGCACGACAGACGGGAACACCTGAAGACACTGGATGAGGacgagagaaagaaagaggaggagcaCTATAAGGAGCTGAGGAAGAAGCACGCCGACCATCCTAAAGTCAACCACCCGGTAAGTCTGTCTAAGGTGCACACACATCAGCCAATGAAGAgaatctctctttttttcaaaacGTTTTATGTTGCAACTTTCAGTCCAGAGTTCTGTTTCTGAAACTGTgaatgatgatgtgtttttacttaATACTTTAATGAGTTGTTACTTATCCAGCTTTAATTCAAGTGGATTTTTGCTTCTTTGTTGCAGGGTAGCCAGAATCAACTGAAAGAGGTGTGGGAGGAAGCTGATGGCTTGGACCCTGAAGATTTTGACCCTAAGACCTTTTTCAACCTTCATGGTAAGACCTTAACCAACCTGCAACTTTTAAAGAATGAAGGGCATGATGTCCATTTATGCAGCACTATGTCACATGTattctataaaaaaaatgtatttttggtctctacagtttttctttctttataatgCAGATAGCAATGGAGATGGCTATTTTGATGAGCAGGAACTAGAGGCCTTGTTTACTAAAGAGGTAAAGTTGCGGTAAAGGCTCTGAATATGGCTTATGTTTCAGTCAATGGTCTTTTCACTTATTGGTGGTCTCTTATTTTAGCTGGAAAAAATCTACGACCCCACCAATGAAGAGGATGACATGGTGGAGATGGAAGAAGAGAGGCTACGTATGAGAGAGCATGTTATGAATGAGGTACTGTAAGTTGCACCCAGTTCATACATAACAAAACTTAGTTTTATGCATCTGCGTCAGTCAATGCTTTGTACGTAGTTTTTTAGGGAGGATTTTTCTTCAAATCTGGCAGAAAAGTCCCTGCGGATCCAAACTAATTAGATTTTGGAGACAAACAACCAACAACCATGGGACCTCACATCAGTACCATCTTTGTGAATGCAATCGCTCAGGAAAGCATTCCTCACGGATGAACTGATAAGAATTTGGTGGTCAAGGGTTGTAAACATGATATCTCAGGAATGCTTGGAGAGATAttgttcaaatgttgttgtttgggCCATAACTTAAACATTCATTCGTTAACTATGACAATGTCACACAAATGTCCTAGGgaataaaactaaaagtaatCCTTCAACAGAGTCCCATCAGCTGTGAAAGAGAAATAATCTCAAAACAACTTCTGTAGAAATTACTGCAACAGTGGGTGTCTCAAAGAGCATATTTTactataaagacacacacacacagactcaagGGGCAAAAAGAGTACAAGCGCTGCAGCTGCTAATaatacagtgatgagactttCGAGGAAAAGGATTAAAAATGGACTGGTTGCAAAAGGCATGCAACTGCTAGGCTTATTTTGAATATATCCTTGTCTGTCAATAAAGCATATGTGATTTATGTTTGTTCTTGTCATGTTTATACATAGGTGGATTCTAACGAAGACAGGCTGGTCTCTTTAGATGAGTTCCTAGTTGCTACTAAGAAAAAAGAATTCTTGGAGCCAGATAGCTGGGAGGTGAGACACCATTATATTCATCATGCCATTGTGTTAAGAGGTGTAGGATAGTACTGTAGGATTAGTGATTGATTGGCATGTCCACTCCGTGCTCCTCAGACTCTGGAGCAGAACCAGGCCTACACAGACGAGGAGATGCGGGAGTTTGAGGATCACCTGGTTCAGCAGGAACAGGACCTCAGCGAAAAATCTGTCGACCTCCAGAAACAAAGAGACGAGCTGGAGAGGCAGCAGGAGCAGCTAAATGCACAGAAAATAGAGCTGCAACAGGTAAGGAGTGGTACACTGCTATATTAAAGGTTTGCTACGATATGTTTGTTTAACAGTGAATGTGTCCAATTCGGATGCTATAAAATGTATGTGGTTGCAATATCAGTGTGTCCTTTAGCTATCCTTCTTTATTTACGCTGTTACGTTTCTGTGAGTATTTACAGTACTGCTTGCACTCACCAAATATATAAACAGTACGATGAATTTTGTTACAGGCTGTAGAGCATATGGAACggttaaaacaacaaaaaatagaTCCCCCTCCAGAGGTTCACGGTGAGTTACGACTGCACAGTATTAACTTTGATCGTTGTTTGATTTTACGGTCTGACATCTGTATACACTCTTTCTTTTCACAGTTGA of the Eleginops maclovinus isolate JMC-PN-2008 ecotype Puerto Natales chromosome 4, JC_Emac_rtc_rv5, whole genome shotgun sequence genome contains:
- the nucb2a gene encoding nucleobindin-2a, with the protein product MRSRIHNKMCLSRALLTGWVLLLVQVLCLEAVPISIDKTKVHEPEKKEPEEPPASVDTGLHYDRYLREVIDFLEKDQHFREKLHNTDMEDIKQGKLAKELDFVSHHVRTKLDELKRQEVNRLRTLIKAKQDLEGGNDIAVDHQALLKQFEYLNHMNPHTFEVDDLDRLIKSATNDLENFDKERHEEFKQYEMMKEHDRREHLKTLDEDERKKEEEHYKELRKKHADHPKVNHPGSQNQLKEVWEEADGLDPEDFDPKTFFNLHDSNGDGYFDEQELEALFTKELEKIYDPTNEEDDMVEMEEERLRMREHVMNEVDSNEDRLVSLDEFLVATKKKEFLEPDSWETLEQNQAYTDEEMREFEDHLVQQEQDLSEKSVDLQKQRDELERQQEQLNAQKIELQQAVEHMERLKQQKIDPPPEVHVEGNAIPEVHEVDNQLHYEQQAQLPEHHFEPQDPQNIPLEHYEQQQQQHHQDLAQQGQPQAHQDLPPGHQEAAQGLHNIP